A stretch of the Kushneria konosiri genome encodes the following:
- a CDS encoding M23 family metallopeptidase: protein MSGPAAADTQVPIVFPEHVQQGSMVIGRVPPGSRVVHAGRTLGVTDYGTVVFGVGRDAAGNSEVSVTPPGGQPRTVDIRVTPRDFPVERINGVPPKTVSPPPKIAERIRREQAGVSQARTRDERITDFTEDFIWPVKGRISGRFGNQRVYNGTPGSAHSGMDIAAATGTPVKAPAGGIVTFANPDLYLTGGTVLIDHGYGISSNFLHLSKLEVQVGDRVAQGDVIGEVGATGRATGPHLHWGMNWFDTRIDPLLVLEPR, encoded by the coding sequence ATGAGCGGCCCCGCCGCGGCTGACACGCAGGTGCCGATTGTCTTTCCCGAGCATGTTCAGCAGGGGAGCATGGTGATAGGGCGGGTGCCGCCCGGCAGCCGGGTGGTGCATGCCGGACGAACGCTGGGCGTGACCGACTATGGTACGGTGGTGTTCGGGGTCGGCCGGGATGCCGCGGGTAACAGCGAAGTCAGCGTGACGCCGCCCGGCGGGCAGCCGCGCACGGTGGATATCCGGGTAACGCCGCGGGATTTCCCGGTTGAGCGCATTAACGGCGTACCGCCAAAGACCGTATCGCCACCGCCGAAAATCGCCGAGCGCATTCGACGCGAGCAGGCCGGCGTGAGCCAGGCCCGTACGCGTGACGAGCGCATTACCGATTTCACCGAAGACTTCATCTGGCCGGTGAAAGGGCGCATCAGCGGACGGTTTGGCAATCAGCGCGTCTACAACGGCACGCCGGGCTCGGCACATTCGGGCATGGATATTGCGGCCGCGACCGGGACGCCGGTCAAGGCGCCAGCCGGCGGCATCGTGACCTTTGCCAATCCGGATCTGTATCTGACCGGCGGCACGGTGCTGATCGATCACGGTTACGGCATCAGCTCCAACTTTCTGCATCTGTCGAAGCTGGAGGTGCAGGTGGGCGATCGCGTGGCGCAGGGCGATGTGATTGGTGAAGTAGGCGCGACAGGACGTGCCACCGGGCCACATCTGCACTGGGGCATGAACTGGTTTGATACCCGCATTGATCCGTTGCTGGTGCTGGAGCCTCGATAG
- a CDS encoding TraX family protein, with protein MTDTTAGVPVSRPRATLSRWTDWGKWLALISMTVDHVVRYALSNELSWQFGWASSTIGRVAFPLFAAMVAWHGLFDTRNPMRYARRILVIGLIAQLPYMLMPRYSSVLVINVCFTLAFGLVWGAWLRQLLTSPPRETRARMISAAAVALSVIVWYTVGPLLEYGRFGILMVPGFMLAMAVYQHFDHGVARIWAWLAGVPILLITAQLNIYTISKSVAFSTTLVVLVIAAGLARWIPGVVRMPRWLWLGWYPGHLAVIALIVYLPYLLPT; from the coding sequence ATGACCGATACAACCGCCGGGGTCCCGGTGTCCCGGCCCCGGGCTACCCTGTCCCGCTGGACGGACTGGGGCAAGTGGCTCGCCCTGATCTCCATGACCGTGGATCATGTGGTGCGCTATGCGCTCTCCAATGAACTGTCCTGGCAGTTTGGCTGGGCGAGTTCCACCATCGGGCGAGTGGCGTTTCCGCTGTTTGCCGCCATGGTGGCCTGGCACGGGCTTTTCGATACCCGTAACCCCATGCGCTATGCGCGACGCATCCTCGTCATCGGTTTGATCGCCCAGCTACCCTATATGCTGATGCCGCGTTACTCCAGCGTACTGGTGATCAACGTCTGCTTCACGCTCGCCTTCGGGCTGGTCTGGGGTGCCTGGCTGCGACAGCTGCTGACGTCGCCGCCTCGTGAGACGCGCGCTCGAATGATCAGCGCTGCTGCCGTGGCACTTTCCGTTATCGTCTGGTACACGGTCGGGCCGCTGCTTGAATACGGCCGCTTCGGCATTTTGATGGTGCCGGGCTTCATGCTGGCCATGGCGGTCTATCAGCACTTTGATCATGGCGTGGCGCGCATCTGGGCGTGGCTGGCCGGGGTGCCGATTCTTCTGATCACGGCACAGCTTAATATTTACACCATCAGCAAGAGCGTGGCCTTTTCGACCACGCTGGTGGTACTGGTCATCGCCGCGGGACTGGCGCGCTGGATTCCGGGCGTGGTGCGCATGCCGCGCTGGCTGTGGCTTGGCTGGTATCCCGGCCATCTTGCCGTGATCGCCCTGATCGTTTATCTCCCCTATCTGCTGCCCACCTGA
- a CDS encoding oxidoreductase — MHSPIRTVIIGFGLVGRVFHAPLIRHTHGMTLKGVVSSRPDDVHADLPDIDVYSTPDQAFSDPEVDLIVIASPNDTHTQLAMAALQAGKHVVIDKPVSLDGEELDHITTCARHHDRVFSVFQNRRWDADFLTLKGLLEAGRLGDVTRCHLHFDRFRPEVRDRWRERPGPGSGAWYDLGSHLADQAVTLFGTPRGVYADLATLRPGGGAVDYFHVLLRYDHHRVVLSSHALSAHDGLRYAIDGTRASWIKHGIDTQEQTLRDGGTPGQPGWGEDPVRGVLYHGDTGEREPIDNARGDYRAYYDNIVAHLQGEAELAVTPEQAREVMRVIDAAHESCATRCEVVLD, encoded by the coding sequence ATGCACTCCCCCATCAGAACCGTAATTATCGGCTTTGGACTGGTCGGGCGCGTCTTTCATGCGCCCCTGATTCGCCACACCCACGGCATGACCCTCAAGGGCGTGGTCTCCAGCCGGCCTGATGACGTTCACGCTGACCTGCCTGACATCGACGTCTACTCGACGCCCGATCAGGCCTTCAGTGATCCGGAGGTGGATCTGATCGTGATCGCCTCTCCCAACGACACGCACACCCAGCTTGCCATGGCCGCGCTCCAGGCCGGCAAGCACGTGGTGATCGACAAGCCCGTGTCTCTGGACGGCGAGGAGCTGGATCACATCACCACCTGCGCCCGCCATCATGACAGGGTTTTCAGCGTCTTCCAGAACCGCCGCTGGGATGCTGACTTTCTGACTCTCAAGGGGCTGCTGGAGGCCGGTCGGCTGGGCGACGTTACCCGCTGCCACCTGCACTTTGACCGTTTCCGCCCTGAAGTACGCGACCGCTGGCGCGAGCGCCCCGGCCCCGGCAGCGGCGCCTGGTATGATCTGGGCTCGCATCTGGCCGATCAGGCCGTAACGCTGTTTGGCACGCCGCGGGGCGTCTACGCCGATCTGGCCACGCTCAGACCGGGGGGCGGTGCAGTGGATTATTTCCACGTACTGCTGCGCTATGACCACCACCGAGTGGTGCTCTCAAGCCATGCCCTGAGCGCCCATGACGGACTGCGCTACGCCATCGACGGCACCCGTGCTTCCTGGATCAAGCACGGTATCGACACTCAGGAGCAGACCCTGCGCGACGGCGGCACACCGGGCCAGCCCGGCTGGGGCGAGGACCCGGTCCGCGGCGTGCTTTATCATGGCGACACCGGTGAGCGTGAACCCATTGATAACGCCCGGGGTGACTACCGCGCCTACTACGACAATATCGTCGCGCACCTTCAGGGCGAGGCCGAACTCGCCGTAACGCCCGAGCAGGCCCGCGAGGTCATGCGCGTGATCGACGCCGCGCACGAAAGCTGCGCCACCCGGTGCGAGGTCGTTCTCGACTAG
- a CDS encoding protein adenylyltransferase SelO has product MFPTFTLRYSKLPAHFFEPFTPVVVEQPALIAFNQTLAETLGFDLSAFDEQQATDWFSGNELPPGAEPVAQAYAGHQFGGFSPRLGDGRAVLLGEVTDRDGRLRDIQLKGAGRTPFSRGGDGRAPLGPVLREYLVSEAMYAMGIPTTRALAAVTTGERVMRRMPEPGAVLTRVASSHIRVGTFQYFGSRHDAEAVKTLADHVIERHYPELAGAGEQDRYLNLLKAIQQRQAELVARWMGVGFIHGVMNTDNTSISGETIDFGPCAFMERFDPKTVFSSIDTNGRYAYVNQPVILQWNMARLAEAMLPLFDSDEQQAIERATEVVQGFSEQYLEAWLGVMRQKLGLLQEEDSDQELIEALQEAMRVGRADFTLTFRQLGECARGEQGDDALLALFEQDADIRAWLPQWRKRLAREDRNGEETARRMQAVNPLYIPRNHQVEQALSAAVEGDFAPFETLREILAHPFDEQPGREAWTLPAAPDEAVFRTFCGT; this is encoded by the coding sequence ATGTTTCCGACCTTTACGCTTCGCTATTCGAAGCTTCCCGCCCATTTTTTCGAGCCCTTTACGCCGGTGGTCGTCGAACAGCCTGCATTGATCGCCTTCAATCAGACGCTGGCCGAGACGCTGGGTTTTGACCTGTCCGCCTTTGACGAGCAACAGGCAACCGACTGGTTCTCCGGCAATGAGCTGCCGCCGGGGGCAGAACCCGTGGCCCAGGCCTATGCCGGCCACCAGTTTGGCGGCTTTTCGCCGCGACTGGGTGATGGCCGTGCGGTGCTGCTGGGGGAAGTGACCGATCGTGACGGTCGCCTGCGCGACATTCAGCTCAAGGGCGCCGGGCGCACACCGTTCTCGCGCGGTGGGGACGGGCGTGCGCCGCTTGGGCCGGTGCTGCGCGAGTATCTGGTCAGCGAGGCGATGTATGCCATGGGCATTCCGACCACTCGGGCACTGGCGGCGGTGACCACCGGGGAACGGGTCATGCGGCGCATGCCGGAGCCGGGCGCGGTACTCACGCGCGTGGCCTCAAGCCATATCCGGGTCGGCACCTTTCAATACTTTGGCTCGCGGCACGACGCCGAGGCCGTCAAAACGCTGGCCGATCACGTGATCGAGCGCCACTATCCGGAGCTTGCAGGGGCCGGCGAGCAGGATCGCTATCTGAACCTTTTGAAGGCGATTCAGCAGCGCCAGGCCGAGCTGGTCGCACGCTGGATGGGGGTGGGCTTCATCCATGGCGTGATGAACACCGACAACACCTCGATCTCGGGCGAGACCATCGACTTCGGCCCCTGCGCCTTCATGGAACGCTTTGACCCGAAAACCGTGTTCAGCTCGATCGACACCAACGGGCGCTATGCCTACGTCAATCAGCCGGTGATCCTGCAGTGGAACATGGCGCGTCTGGCCGAGGCGATGCTGCCGCTGTTTGACAGTGATGAGCAGCAAGCCATCGAGCGCGCCACCGAAGTGGTGCAGGGCTTCTCCGAGCAATATCTGGAGGCCTGGCTTGGGGTGATGCGACAAAAGCTGGGACTTTTACAGGAAGAGGACAGTGATCAGGAGTTGATCGAGGCGCTGCAGGAAGCCATGCGCGTTGGACGCGCCGACTTCACCCTGACCTTTCGCCAGCTCGGCGAGTGTGCCCGCGGTGAGCAAGGGGATGACGCCCTGCTGGCGCTGTTTGAGCAGGACGCCGACATTCGCGCATGGCTGCCGCAATGGCGCAAGCGTCTGGCGCGCGAGGACCGCAACGGTGAGGAAACTGCCCGGCGCATGCAGGCGGTCAACCCGCTCTACATTCCACGTAACCACCAGGTCGAGCAGGCGCTGAGCGCAGCCGTCGAGGGCGATTTTGCACCGTTTGAGACGCTGCGCGAGATTCTCGCCCATCCGTTTGACGAGCAGCCCGGGCGGGAGGCCTGGACATTGCCGGCCGCGCCCGATGAAGCCGTGTTTCGCACCTTCTGCGGCACCTGA
- a CDS encoding metal ABC transporter solute-binding protein, Zn/Mn family, with protein MKIRVWWAGAAMLALSPLSAAVAQAADVKAVATFTVLADVVSEVGGDRVEVSSLIGPNGDPHAYEPTPNDVRRVRDADVVFMSGLGLEGWMNRLIATSGYKGQPVVVSDNIHAREMGEDSHDKGHDGEGHDHGHDDHDDDGGHHHHDGVDPHVWNSPVNVEVWVDNIVAALSKADPAGADEYRANGDAYKQELASLDEYAKTQIEAIPESQRRILTSHDAFGYFGDRYGVTFLAPLGVTTDSEASAQDVARLITQMKKEHIGSYFFENSSDPRLVEQIANAVGARPGGELYVGALSESDGPAATYIDMFRFNVDQMVKAMKQND; from the coding sequence ATGAAGATCAGAGTCTGGTGGGCGGGAGCAGCCATGCTGGCACTGTCACCGCTGTCGGCGGCGGTGGCCCAGGCCGCGGACGTCAAGGCGGTGGCGACCTTTACCGTGCTGGCCGATGTGGTCAGTGAAGTGGGCGGCGACCGGGTCGAGGTGTCGAGTCTAATCGGGCCCAACGGTGACCCGCATGCCTATGAACCAACACCCAATGACGTGCGCCGGGTGCGTGACGCCGATGTGGTGTTCATGAGCGGACTGGGCCTTGAAGGCTGGATGAATCGTCTGATCGCGACCTCCGGCTACAAGGGTCAGCCGGTGGTGGTCTCCGACAACATTCATGCCCGCGAGATGGGAGAGGATAGCCACGACAAGGGGCATGATGGTGAAGGTCATGACCATGGCCACGATGACCATGATGACGATGGCGGCCATCACCATCACGACGGGGTTGATCCGCACGTCTGGAACAGCCCGGTCAATGTCGAGGTATGGGTCGATAATATCGTCGCGGCGCTGTCGAAAGCCGATCCGGCCGGCGCCGATGAATATCGGGCCAACGGGGACGCCTACAAGCAGGAACTCGCGTCGCTGGATGAGTACGCTAAAACGCAGATCGAGGCCATTCCCGAAAGCCAGCGCAGGATTTTGACCTCTCATGACGCCTTTGGCTATTTCGGCGACCGCTACGGGGTGACCTTTCTGGCCCCACTGGGAGTCACGACCGACAGCGAGGCCTCAGCGCAGGATGTTGCCCGTCTCATCACCCAGATGAAAAAAGAGCACATCGGCAGCTACTTCTTCGAAAACTCCAGCGATCCGCGGCTGGTCGAGCAGATCGCCAATGCAGTGGGCGCCAGACCCGGCGGAGAGCTCTACGTAGGTGCGCTTTCCGAATCCGATGGCCCGGCTGCGACCTATATCGACATGTTCCGCTTTAACGTCGATCAAATGGTGAAAGCCATGAAGCAAAACGACTGA
- a CDS encoding metal ABC transporter permease, which translates to MSIVTMAYDATLAPFVEFGFMRRALVACMALGLGSGPVGVLLMLRRMSLVGDAMSHAVLPGAAVGFLIAGLSLPAMGLGGLVVGLAVALLSGLVSRTTAVREDASFASFYLTSLAAGVLIVSLKGSSVDLLHVLFGTILAIDQNALYLIAGISSLTLVLLALIYRPLVMECFDPGFLRAVGGRGHLYHVLFLLLVVLNLVAGFQSLGTLMAVGLMMLPAVAARFWAVSLPGMMFSAMLVAFLAGIIGLNISFHTGVASGPTIVLSASGIYLLSFLFGRLGIVRQRLSRPHLAG; encoded by the coding sequence ATGAGTATTGTGACGATGGCCTATGACGCTACGCTTGCCCCCTTTGTCGAGTTTGGTTTCATGCGCCGGGCACTGGTGGCCTGCATGGCGCTGGGACTGGGGTCCGGCCCGGTCGGCGTGCTGTTGATGCTCAGACGCATGAGTCTGGTGGGCGATGCCATGAGCCACGCCGTGCTGCCGGGCGCTGCCGTCGGCTTTCTGATCGCCGGCCTGTCGCTGCCGGCAATGGGGCTGGGTGGTCTGGTGGTGGGGCTGGCGGTGGCGCTGCTGTCAGGGCTGGTCAGCCGTACGACCGCAGTGCGCGAGGACGCCAGCTTTGCCAGCTTCTATCTCACCTCACTGGCCGCGGGCGTGTTGATTGTGTCGCTCAAGGGCTCAAGCGTGGATCTGTTGCACGTGCTCTTTGGCACCATTCTTGCCATCGACCAGAACGCGCTTTATCTGATTGCCGGCATCTCGTCATTGACGCTGGTGCTGCTGGCGCTGATCTACCGACCGCTGGTGATGGAGTGCTTTGACCCCGGGTTTTTACGCGCGGTTGGTGGGCGCGGCCATCTCTATCATGTGCTCTTTTTATTGCTGGTGGTGCTCAACCTGGTGGCGGGCTTTCAGTCCCTTGGCACACTCATGGCGGTGGGTTTGATGATGCTGCCGGCAGTGGCCGCGCGTTTCTGGGCGGTGAGCCTGCCGGGCATGATGTTCAGTGCCATGCTGGTGGCGTTTCTGGCCGGCATTATCGGGCTCAACATCTCCTTTCATACCGGCGTGGCGTCAGGGCCGACCATCGTGCTCTCGGCGAGCGGGATTTATCTGCTGTCGTTTCTGTTCGGGCGGCTGGGCATCGTGCGCCAGCGCCTGTCTCGACCGCATCTGGCCGGCTAG
- a CDS encoding metal ABC transporter ATP-binding protein, giving the protein MSCPDLKGAPLHLDNLTITYQRHPAVHHVTGSFEAGSLTAIIGPNGAGKSTLIKALTGTMAPSEGRIDRAGMSASRYGYLPQAAEVDRSFPLSVFDTVAMGDWHRLGIFGGMKRRDVARALDALDKVGLAGFEQRRISELSSGQFQRVLFARLLLQDAPVILLDEPFNAIDERTTRDLLALIRHWHEHGRTVIAVLHDMSQVRQCFPQTLLMAREAIAWGPTEEVLQPHHLKRANMMEESWLEDAHTCELHEEQA; this is encoded by the coding sequence ATGAGCTGCCCTGACCTCAAGGGTGCGCCCCTTCATCTTGATAACCTGACGATTACCTATCAGCGCCACCCGGCGGTTCACCATGTGACCGGCAGTTTCGAGGCCGGGAGCCTGACGGCCATCATCGGTCCCAATGGGGCCGGCAAGTCGACCCTGATCAAGGCGCTGACCGGCACCATGGCGCCATCCGAAGGCCGCATTGACCGGGCCGGGATGTCGGCCAGCCGCTATGGCTACCTGCCCCAGGCTGCTGAAGTCGATCGCAGCTTCCCGCTAAGCGTGTTCGATACCGTCGCCATGGGAGACTGGCACCGTCTTGGCATCTTTGGTGGCATGAAACGCCGCGATGTGGCCCGGGCGCTCGACGCGCTTGATAAGGTCGGTCTGGCCGGCTTCGAGCAGCGGCGCATCAGTGAACTCTCTTCGGGTCAGTTCCAGCGCGTACTGTTTGCCCGTCTGCTGCTGCAGGACGCACCGGTCATCCTGCTGGATGAGCCGTTCAATGCCATTGATGAGCGCACCACCCGCGATCTGTTGGCTCTGATCCGCCACTGGCACGAGCATGGCCGTACCGTGATTGCCGTATTGCACGACATGTCCCAGGTGCGTCAGTGCTTTCCACAAACGCTGTTGATGGCGCGTGAGGCCATTGCCTGGGGTCCCACCGAAGAGGTGCTGCAGCCGCACCACCTGAAGCGGGCCAACATGATGGAAGAGTCGTGGCTTGAAGATGCCCATACCTGTGAACTGCATGAGGAGCAGGCATGA
- a CDS encoding DUF4235 domain-containing protein produces the protein MKSQTLWTLVGTATAAATGIAMRQAMKKTFRHGVFDPPINPDRDDVEWRQALLWGAASGMAVGAARIVGWKMASAGMRRTRRSRRGQRLLARIED, from the coding sequence ATGAAATCTCAAACCCTCTGGACCCTTGTGGGCACTGCCACGGCGGCGGCGACCGGCATCGCCATGCGTCAGGCCATGAAAAAGACCTTTCGACACGGCGTGTTTGACCCGCCCATCAATCCCGATCGCGATGACGTCGAGTGGCGTCAGGCGCTGTTGTGGGGCGCCGCCAGCGGCATGGCAGTGGGCGCTGCCCGCATCGTGGGCTGGAAAATGGCCTCTGCCGGCATGCGACGGACCCGGCGCTCACGCCGCGGTCAGCGGCTGCTGGCACGGATCGAGGATTGA
- a CDS encoding alpha/beta hydrolase — MTEQPPVVVEPEHTPATAVVIILHGLGASAHDFDPLIPALSLPDDLAIRFVSPQAPMLPVTVNNGMTMPAWYDITSMALNREIDEPQLKASAKRIHQLIDEQIASGIDSRRIVLAGFSQGGAVAYEAALTYPEPLAGVLAMSTYFATADSITTDEANRDTPIEIHHGSQDPIVDETLGRRAAERLTDMGYEVEYRTWPMAHTISADQVPAIRQWLIKRLGNQD, encoded by the coding sequence ATGACCGAACAGCCCCCCGTCGTCGTCGAACCCGAGCATACCCCGGCCACTGCCGTGGTCATCATCCTGCACGGCCTTGGCGCCAGCGCACACGATTTCGACCCGCTGATTCCGGCGCTGTCGCTGCCCGACGACCTGGCGATTCGCTTTGTCTCGCCTCAGGCTCCCATGCTGCCGGTGACCGTCAACAACGGCATGACCATGCCGGCCTGGTATGACATCACCAGCATGGCGCTCAATCGCGAGATTGATGAACCCCAGCTCAAGGCCTCGGCAAAACGCATTCATCAGTTGATCGATGAGCAGATTGCCAGCGGCATCGACAGCCGCCGCATCGTGCTGGCCGGTTTCTCTCAGGGCGGCGCGGTCGCCTATGAAGCGGCCCTGACCTACCCCGAACCGCTGGCGGGCGTGCTGGCGATGTCGACCTACTTTGCCACCGCCGACAGCATCACAACGGATGAAGCCAATCGCGACACACCGATCGAGATCCATCACGGCAGCCAGGACCCGATCGTGGACGAAACGCTTGGCCGACGCGCTGCCGAACGTCTGACCGACATGGGTTACGAGGTGGAATACCGGACCTGGCCGATGGCGCACACCATCAGTGCCGATCAGGTCCCGGCCATTCGCCAGTGGCTGATCAAGCGACTCGGGAATCAGGATTAA
- a CDS encoding LysR family transcriptional regulator translates to MFARRQLQAFVSVAELGSFTRAAEYVHLSQPALSSSIRKLETLLGIALFTRDTRSVTLTSGGRHFLAHAQRILADMDQALADARDMAHLRQGRLRLAVLPSVASSLLPGVMARFCERHPQVDISVRDGLAGDIQTWVCDASVDIGLTSRPEADSALDFQPLWQDELIAVVPASRGAGRSWQACSHTLPYIALTAHTSIRPLADRALKQAGLSLVPGWELAQMSSAIAMVREGLGYTLLPASCIEVFNLGDEVTTHRVKGVSRELGCLWRRPVQPGPVIEAFTTLLEESIGRGAGARHTVMRLENPG, encoded by the coding sequence ATGTTCGCACGGCGGCAATTGCAGGCCTTTGTCAGCGTGGCGGAGCTGGGCAGCTTCACCCGCGCTGCCGAATACGTTCACCTTTCCCAGCCGGCCCTGTCGTCGTCCATCAGAAAGCTCGAGACACTGCTGGGCATTGCCCTGTTTACGCGTGATACCCGAAGCGTGACGCTGACCTCGGGCGGCCGACACTTTCTGGCCCATGCCCAGCGGATTCTGGCCGATATGGATCAGGCACTGGCGGATGCCCGGGACATGGCACATCTGCGCCAGGGGCGCCTGCGCCTTGCGGTGCTGCCGTCGGTGGCGTCCTCCCTGTTGCCCGGGGTCATGGCACGTTTTTGTGAGCGCCATCCCCAGGTGGACATCAGCGTTCGCGATGGTCTGGCAGGAGACATACAGACATGGGTATGTGACGCGAGCGTGGATATCGGCCTGACATCCCGACCCGAGGCGGACAGCGCGCTGGATTTTCAGCCTCTCTGGCAGGATGAACTCATTGCCGTGGTTCCGGCCAGCAGAGGGGCTGGCCGGTCCTGGCAGGCCTGTTCGCACACGCTGCCCTACATTGCCCTGACCGCCCACACCAGCATTCGTCCACTGGCAGACCGGGCGCTCAAGCAGGCGGGCCTGTCACTGGTGCCGGGCTGGGAGCTGGCCCAGATGAGCAGCGCCATTGCCATGGTGCGAGAAGGGCTGGGCTATACCCTGCTGCCGGCGTCATGCATTGAGGTGTTCAATCTGGGGGATGAAGTCACCACGCATCGGGTCAAGGGTGTCTCGCGCGAACTCGGCTGCCTGTGGCGTCGCCCGGTTCAGCCAGGGCCTGTCATCGAAGCCTTCACCACGTTGCTTGAGGAGAGCATCGGCCGGGGGGCAGGCGCGCGCCATACGGTCATGCGCCTTGAAAACCCCGGTTAA
- a CDS encoding acyclic terpene utilization AtuA family protein, protein MTDTRPDQTTLHIGYGAGFAGDRPQAALALARDLASRHGPRYLALELLAERTLAQCQQRRHDDERSGYALRLFDFLEPILPICLESRIPVITNGGAAHPVAAAYRLRTWLDAQGFHNARIACVLGDDLFEQLGTTPSPDWLPEDVVLDEVVSCNVYIGAERIQQALEEGADIVLCGRVADPSMAVGAIRHGLGWSADDPGLTAIALATGHLLECCTQITGGYFADPITNPIPDPAHPGCPIIELGAEGQLIVTKTAGTGGMVSARTVKEQLLYEIHDPAAYLTPDGVMDISRAQVIDHGDNRVEVRGIQGRPAPATLKGNLGLKGLWFGEAGISYAGPRALARAQLAREIVMTRAAELAPNLAPRLDIVGFCSVLGDAGGAVISQRPDIEDGVDDARLRLGVVDRDRGAIEALLYDFESLYTNGPAGGGGIRTHLVESLRTEDFLIDRHAVPTFLAWY, encoded by the coding sequence ATGACGGACACACGCCCGGATCAAACGACACTGCATATCGGTTATGGCGCCGGCTTTGCCGGCGATCGGCCACAGGCGGCGCTGGCACTGGCCCGGGACCTGGCCTCCCGTCATGGCCCTCGCTATCTGGCGCTTGAACTGCTTGCCGAACGCACGCTGGCCCAGTGTCAGCAAAGGCGCCATGACGATGAGCGCTCAGGCTACGCACTGCGACTATTTGACTTCCTTGAACCGATCCTTCCCATCTGTCTGGAAAGCCGAATTCCCGTCATCACCAACGGCGGTGCGGCCCATCCGGTGGCAGCCGCCTATCGCCTGCGCACCTGGCTTGACGCTCAGGGCTTTCACAACGCCCGCATTGCCTGCGTGCTCGGCGATGACCTTTTCGAGCAGCTGGGCACCACGCCCTCCCCGGACTGGCTGCCGGAGGATGTGGTGCTCGATGAAGTGGTCTCTTGCAATGTCTACATTGGCGCCGAGCGGATTCAGCAGGCGCTGGAAGAAGGCGCCGATATTGTGCTGTGCGGCCGCGTGGCCGACCCCTCGATGGCCGTTGGCGCCATTCGACACGGTCTGGGCTGGTCAGCCGATGACCCCGGGTTGACCGCCATTGCACTGGCGACCGGGCATCTGCTGGAGTGCTGCACCCAGATCACCGGAGGCTATTTTGCCGACCCGATCACCAACCCCATTCCCGATCCAGCGCATCCGGGCTGCCCAATCATCGAGCTGGGGGCAGAGGGCCAGCTGATCGTCACCAAAACCGCCGGCACCGGGGGAATGGTCAGTGCCCGCACCGTCAAGGAGCAGCTGCTCTATGAGATCCATGACCCGGCAGCCTATCTGACGCCGGATGGCGTGATGGACATCAGCCGGGCACAGGTCATCGATCACGGCGACAACCGGGTAGAAGTCCGCGGCATTCAGGGCCGGCCGGCCCCGGCCACCCTCAAGGGCAACCTGGGGCTTAAAGGCCTGTGGTTTGGTGAAGCCGGTATTTCCTATGCCGGCCCTCGCGCCCTGGCCCGAGCGCAACTGGCGCGCGAGATCGTGATGACCCGCGCCGCCGAACTGGCCCCGAATCTCGCACCACGGCTGGATATTGTCGGCTTTTGCAGTGTGCTCGGCGACGCCGGAGGCGCAGTCATCAGCCAACGCCCGGATATCGAGGATGGTGTCGATGACGCTCGCCTTCGCCTGGGGGTCGTGGATCGCGACCGCGGGGCCATTGAGGCGCTGCTTTACGATTTCGAGTCCCTCTATACCAACGGCCCGGCCGGCGGCGGCGGTATTCGCACCCATCTGGTCGAATCACTGCGTACCGAGGATTTTTTGATCGACCGTCACGCTGTTCCCACCTTCCTTGCCTGGTATTAA